ATGGTTTAAGAGAGTACAAAGCTGATACAGCTTTCTCTTACGGAGCTACTTTAACAGCTGAATACAAGATGAGCGAAAAGCTTTCTCTTATCGGTATCGTAGGAGTTGAAAAGTTCTCTGATGAGATTACTGACTCTCCAATCGTTAATGACGAAGCAATTGTTTTAGCAAGTATTGGAGCTAAATACTTCTTCTAATTCAATTTAAAAAATGATAAAAGGGTGTCACAACTAAAGTGTGACACCCTTTTCTATTAATCCTTATATTTTGGTTTTACTTTATTTAGAATACTCCTCTAAGTATCCTAAAATTTTCTTTTTCACCCTTTGAATAGCATTATCTATTTTTTTAGGTGGCTCATTTAAAAGCTCTGCAATCTCAATATACTTATATTGCTTATATATATAGTAAAACACCTTTTTCTCTAAAGGAGTTAGATTTTGATTTAGAAAATCTCCAAGTAGATTTACTAGCTCTTTTCCTATCAGTATCTCCTCAGGTGAATAGTAGTTTAATGATG
The nucleotide sequence above comes from Cetobacterium sp. ZOR0034. Encoded proteins:
- a CDS encoding sigma factor-like helix-turn-helix DNA-binding protein, which translates into the protein SLNYYSPEEILIGKELVNLLGDFLNQNLTPLEKKVFYYIYKQYKYIEIAELLNEPPKKIDNAIQRVKKKILGYLEEYSK